From the Candidatus Dadabacteria bacterium genome, the window CGCTTCGCGTAGTTTTGAGGAAGCGGGGATACTCAGCCAGAATATATGTTGAGTGATCCCCTAGCGGTTTCGAAAAAGAGATAGAGTCGAATAATGAAAAAACTGAGAACAACTGATTTTCGTAAGATGAAGGAGCAGGGTGAGAAAATCGTCATGATAACGGCGTACGATGCTACCATTGCCGCGATAGTGGACGCAGCGGGAGTAGATGTGGTTCTGGTTGGAGATTCTCTAGGCAATGTGGTTCAGGGCCTTGAAGATACGCTTTCGGTTACGCTGGATGAAATGATTTATCACACGAAGATCGTTTCAAGAGGTGTGAACCGGGCCCATCTGTGCACGGATATGCCCTTTCTTTCCTATCAGAAATCTCCCGAAGATGCTATAGAGAGCGCCGGAAGACTTTTAAAGGAAGGGAGGGCTGAGTCGGTTAAGCTTGAGGTAAATGATGCATACGTTGATACCGTGTACCGCATCCAGAAAGCCGGGATTCCCGTTGTTGCTCATATAGGGCTTTGTCCGCAGTCTGTTCACGTAATGGGTGGTTACAAGGTACAGGGAAGTCTGCCGGGCGAGCGCGAAACGCTTTTGGATCTCGCCAAGTCCTGTGAGCAGGCGGGCGCTTTCATGGTGGTTATCGAAAGCGTTTTGTCTGAGGTGGCCAGAGAT encodes:
- the panB gene encoding 3-methyl-2-oxobutanoate hydroxymethyltransferase; this encodes MKKLRTTDFRKMKEQGEKIVMITAYDATIAAIVDAAGVDVVLVGDSLGNVVQGLEDTLSVTLDEMIYHTKIVSRGVNRAHLCTDMPFLSYQKSPEDAIESAGRLLKEGRAESVKLEVNDAYVDTVYRIQKAGIPVVAHIGLCPQSVHVMGGYKVQGSLPGERETLLDLAKSCEQAGAFMVVIESVLSEVARDVTESLGIPTVGIGSGGNCDGQVLVVNDMIGLTPEPLPKFVKKYAKIAKTISDSTKKYVKEVKKGTFPSQEQSYG